The following are encoded together in the Theileria orientalis strain Shintoku DNA, chromosome 1, complete genome genome:
- a CDS encoding uncharacterized protein (WD40 repeat-like domain containing protein): MNLEEILQYIDQSDDYVDPNLNTQTKQNKNKETVIKDVDYSEIYNYLIRDNLPNESESHEFEDSSATDNTLTADKNENNQEDSTNICNKENVINGFISELPLESEITSISPEVLDNKITSKFDNEFDLSESINIATEANNIQNGSVEENRDNCQCEEDTKQLIEEATKDCGELFGYVKHCVNMQLSEWENKHKLHLIEKLRKKRGRLKKIAEKENGGHTIDERESKEDLTPYISKKYLKTLGLPSNTLLEDAQSNKMTIRCRHKLSGSLELLKIFDDRFYAIDDASINRMTKAATNLLTPTCICTSTDLVLFGTMCGSVYISEFATYNFERKFCSYNEYEALDTTIDSMNWYEIDSEKGLSVTSLDVLPNTGWITVGYNDGTVKLLQNFKVARGSKSHAGGKAEGPEARSGDTRTFGLMADAVSSAFSGIKKTNSQTICSTDVFNDSVLNCKFTFSESYEEIICSNLRSIAILTYSKNVLSHNLNVNYLQSLNERLENDQIVDIVCMSSNPQAKFITGGDAGGICAILTLKSCLIFSTRPRLSILINVSLEKTGRTPAPEIGIGQVPSVTWMIFNSGKKNIKPVLLISMGNQIRFIQCNLQTVKGSLSMNVASLGTMQFKHTIRAIRIVTRLILAIVDGLNVLHIVQVNLTSSPMYYDVVRSLDLTEFSSKMELGIEVFDPVWLIQTSLLPTIAVSPKTVKMMAKGYKKFSNLVSDMFQGKKHASSFELKNFTILILVPNGMVGVEMNSWIKVIGELSASKLFCEGLAIIQALSEEWVPGLYDFKAFKNNLSQLVLYILHQSSAHIIKLSKFVSETASISTNLLNLDSEAPREDPWNSKVKSDVYEQVNTLCCAMIDSCVSARMYEPLNDLIFRCFATINLEHVFVKHILMNLHHGRISLEFLNSQIIESICNTYELVLDDMHRHCLQEQWQAEDEILYIDQAVSTSALSIKAVNNNESEGSDNGETRPGTRSNEKERVCRYIEEFAENTNVGTSEYLLRSFQFDPRVLVYHIMCNNLCKIQLYCFRNNVITQTSKALSRISRHYCWHCLVYCNSVVLDDYSNVLDIMLSHICTKCMKIQEDLASVGTEKESDESVDENEARNLNVKGECVEGEEEAKGIWSDEGDCVEEEPQKPQKPQDSGYAQEEHRKDEAHKANEQKGSLDIDAKEIQRKRRVEEKISAGKVSEKEAILPMSISERLFAVRVLFLTLESFMTFENCGLTDNIDVSSYCNLIRYLCATGSFKPSFPIEAKELYTREVEWQEEAKEEEEQEPGGSKKFPHDFRDVEMTPVYKLLTISPRLLFVCILNLFTECTDKFAVHASLIGSKASTFNFVMNVVVSAIYKLEEELDSRSTRVMKNMAAFLFLRVASGPEELSINLNTAEVAMYTLLKEKEYEGQSKATVQAEWEASKELIHQEGYFNDGYFSSVFCRRDEEFDQEPIMALNEQAVEKAIRVYVENYVLAISTKIKCASDLGENKQFGQLARMCSNLMSLTSGSLKFFLHHVTGDFEVIIGEYESFEREESVFEYLERCIEYISKSNRGAPEKIDHLLLTDAKIRRSFVRAILKNLQKLIKLDLSKVTNLLIQLFSLMEVIRTLDATLEMSPETMLNTLKKLPDLQILVLDALLKSKSNTGNMLQLPNSYFNRYLNLLSVHDKANVANFLRRQKSLNITYCLSVCRKNGIEDAVIYLLLRAGNVEEAVQLLLVSFERNIGDAATRSTLIATAHSICQDYHNQISYEIIEKMWFTMLQLSVERLNSQVGEKAVCGSRDSAGSFGIKSNKLAAANRSGEYTDHKSITCEYTDHKSITCEYTDHKSITCETSSAKGVSADAFSATVAEIFNNGILKYVKFPNALTEVIKYKARLSIFKSPLNNLLSDFQLQTYIVNSASTISKIIMNKEFRQSQVFNSRGVVISTINRNANINRNLICPVCSKNLIYNIHADAELMLKPEKHARKTKGAHAEEGKMSPFEEQIGVLSSVPIQGERASAPAEPPPMISNIYNDRLSTFVTKRGRALKPFGQTQSLGPCPPIIQTIARDADSFQRDPIIVYWCSHSFHQRCAPDACPICNYSSLIGPRPIIRCKIDGAPCEIIERVND, from the exons atgaatTTGGAAGAAATACTTCAATATATTGATCAATCAGATGATTATGTTGATCCAAATTTGAATACGCAAAccaaacaaaataaaaataaagaaacaGTTATTAAAGATGTGGATTATAgtgaaatatataactatCTTATACGTGATAATTTGCCGAATGAATCGGAATCGCACGAATTTGAGGACTCTTCAGCGACAGATAACACACTAACTGCcgataaaaatgagaatAATCAAgaggattccacaaatatatgtaataaagaaaatgtAATTAATGGATTTATTTCGGAACTGCCATTGGAAAGTGAAATAACATCGATTTCTCCGGA AGTACtggataataaaattacatcGAAATTTGACAATGAGTTTGACTTATCCGAGTCAATAAATATCGCAACAGAAGccaataatatacaaaatggAAGTGTAGAGGAGAATAGAGATAATTGCCAGTGCGAAGAGGATACGAAACAGCTGATAGAAGAAGCAACGAAAGATTGCGGAGAGTTATTCGGCTACGTTAAGCATTGCGTGAATATGCAGTTGTCGGAATGGGAAAATAAGCACAAGTTACACCTAATAGAAAAGTTGAGGAAAAAGAGAGGAAGATTGAAGAAGATAGCAGAAAAGGAGAATGGAGGGCACACGATTGACGAAAGAGAGTCGAAGGAAGATTTGACGCCGTACATCTCGAAAAAGTATTTGAAGACCCTGGGACTGCCGTCGAACACACTGCTGGAGGACGCGCAGTCGAATAAGATGACGATAAGATGTAGACATAAGTTATCAGGAAGtctggagctgctgaagataTTTGACGACAG GTTCTACGCAATCGACGACGCGTCGATCAATAGAATGACGAAGGCGGCGACGAACCTGCTGACGCCGACGTGTATATGCACGAGCACAGACCTGGTGCTGTTCGGAACAATGTGCGGATCAGTGTATATATCTGAGTTCGCAACATATAACTTCGAGAGAAAGTTCTGCTCGTACAACGAGTACGAAGCATTGGACACGACAATCGACTCGATGAACTGGTACGAAATCGACAGCGAAAAGGGACTGTCAGTGACGTCGCTGGACGTTCTGCCGAACACAGGATGGATAACAGTGGGATACAACGACGGAAcagtgaagctgctgcaaAACTTTAAAGTCGCACGAGGGTCGAAGAGCCACGCAGGAGGGAAAGCAGAAGGACCGGAGGCGAGAAGCGGAGACACGAGAACGTTCGGACTGATGGCGGACGCAGTGTCCTCAGCGTTCAGCGGAATTAAGAAGACGAACTCACAAACAATATGCTCAACAGATGTGTTCAACGACTCAGTGTTGAACTGCAAGTTCACGTTCTCAGAGTCGTACGAAGAGATCATATGCTCGAACCTGAGGTCGATAGCAATACTGACGTACTCGAAAAACGTCCTCTCGCACAACCTTAACGTAAATTACCTGCAGTCGCTTAACGAGAGGCTTGAAAATGATCAGATAGTGGACATAGTATGCATGTCGTCAAACCCACAAGCGAAGTTCATAACGGGAGGAGACGCAGGAGGGATCTGCGCAATACTGACGCTGAAGAGCTGCCTGATCTTCTCAACGAGGCCAAGACTGTCAATACTGATAAACGTAAGTCTGGAGAAGACAGGAAGGACGCCAGCGCCTGAGATTGGGATCGGTCAGGTGCCGAGCGTGACGTGGATGATATTTAACAGCGGAAAGAAAAACATAAAGCCAGTGCTGCTGATATCGATGGGAAATCAAATAAGGTTCATCCAGTGTAACCTGCAGACAGTGAAGGGCTCTCTGAGCATGAACGTGGCGAGTCTGGGAACGATGCAGTTCAAACACACAATAAGAGCAATAAGAATAGTGACGAGGCTGATTCTGGCAATAGTGGACGGGCTTAACGTGTTGCATATAGTACAGGTTAACCTGACGAGCTCGCCAATGTACTACGACGTGGTGAGGAGCCTGGACCTGACGGAGTTCAGCAGTAAAATGGAGCTGGGAATAGAAGTGTTTGACCCAGTGTGGCTGATACAGACGAGTCTGCTGCCGACGATAGCAGTGAGTCCGAAGACAGTGAAGATGATGGCGAAGGGCTACAAAAAGTTCTCGAACCTGGTCTCGGACATGTTCCAGGGGAAGAAGCACGCGTCTTCATTCGAGCTGAAAAACTTCACGATACTTATCCTGGTGCCGAACGGAATGGTGGGAGTGGAAATGAACTCGTGGATCAAGGTTATCGGAGAGCTCTCAGCATCAAAGCTGTTCTGCGAAGGACTTGCGATCATCCAGGCGCTGTCCGAGGAGTGGGTGCCGGGACTGTACGACTTCAAGGCATTCAAAAATAACCTGAGCCAGCTGGTGCTGTACATCCTGCACCAGTCCTCGGCGCACATCATCAAGCTCTCGAAGTTCGTGAGCGAGACTGCGAGCATATCgacgaacctgctgaacctggACTCGGAGGCGCCGCGCGAGGACCCGTGGAACAGCAAGGTCAAGAGCGACGTGTACGAGCAGGTAAACACGCTCTGCTGCGCAATGATAGACAGCTGCGTCTCCGCGAGAATGTACGAGCCGCTGAATGACCTGATCTTCAGATGCTTCGCAACGATTAACCTGGAGCACGTCTTCGTTAAGCACATCCTGATGAACCTGCACCACGGAAGGATCAGCCTCGAGTTCCTGAACTCGCAAATCATAGAAAGCATATGCAACACGTACGAGCTGGTGTTGGACGACATGCACAGGCACTGCCTGCAGGAGCAGTGGCAGGCGGAGGACGAGATACTGTACATAGACCAGGCAGTGAGCACGAGTGCGCTGAGCATCAAGGCAGTGAACAATAATGAGTCGGAAGGGAGTGACAATGGAGAAACTAGGCCTGGTACGAGGAGCAACGAAAAGGAGAGAGTGTGCAGATACATAGAGGAATTCGCAGAAAACACGAACGTAGGGACTTCAgagtacctgctgaggaGCTTCCAGTTTGACCCGAGAGTGCTGGTGTACCACATCATGTGCAACAACctgtgtaaaatacagcTCTACTGCTTCAGAAACAACGTCATCACGCAGACGAGCAAGGCGCTGAGCAGGATCAGCAGGCACTACTGCTGGCACTGCCTAGTCTACTGCAACTCAGTGGTGCTGGACGACTACTCGAACGTCCTGGACATAATGCTGTCGCACATATGCACCAAGTGCATGAAAATACAGGAAGATTTGGCGAGTGTTGGCACAGAAAAGGAGAGTGATGAGAGCGTAGATGAAAACGAGGCTAGAAATTTGAATGTAAAGGGGGAATGCGTTGAAGGCGAAGAGGAGGCAAAGGGGATATGGTCTGATGAAGGTGATTGCGTTGAAGAGGAACCACAGAAACCACAGAAACCACAGGACTCAGGGTATGCTCAGGAGGAACATCGGAAAGACGAAGCACATAAAGCAAATGAACAAAAGGGGAGTCTGGACATAGACGCAAAAGAGATACAAAGAAAGAGGAGAGTTGAGGAAAAGATCAGTGCTGGCAAGGTTAGTGAAAAGGAGGCAATTCTGCCAATGAGCATATCGGAAAGGCTGTTCGCAGTCAGAGTGCTCTTCCTGACGTTGGAGTCGTTCATGACCTTTGAAAACTGCGGCCTGACGGACAACATAGACGTGAGCAGCTACTGTAACCTGATCAGGTACCTGTGCGCAACGGGGAGCTTCAAGCCCTCGTTCCCAATCGAGGCGAAGGAGCTGTACACGAGGGAGGTAGAGTGGCAGGAAGaggcgaaggaggaggaggagcaggagccCGGAGGGTCGAAGAAGTTCCCACACGACTTTAGGGACGTGGAGATGACGCCAGTGTATAAGCTGCTGACAATATCGCCAAGACTGCTATTCGTGTGCATACTTAACCTGTTCACAGAGTGCACAGACAAGTTCGCAGTGCACGCGAGCTTGATAGGAAGTAAAGCGTCAACGTTTAACTTCGTGATGAACGTGGTGGTCTCAGCAATATATAAgttggaggaggagcttGACAGTAGAAGCACCAGAGTGATGAAGAACATGGCGGCGTTCCTCTTCCTGAGAGTGGCCTCGGGACCAGAAGAACTGAGCATAAACCTGAACACAGCAGAAGTGGCGATGTACACGCTcttgaaggagaaggagtacGAAGGTCAGAGTAAAGCGACGGTACAGGCTGAGTGGGAGGCCTCCAAGGAGCTGATACACCAGGAGGGCTACTTTAACGACGGATACTTCAGCAGCGTATTCTGCAGGAGAGACGAGGAGTTCGACCAGGAGCCGATAATGGCACTGAACGAACAGGCAGTGGAAAAGGCAATAAGAGTATACGTGGAAAACTACGTGCTGGCAATAAGTACGAAGATAAAGTGCGCCTCGGATCTGGGAGAAAATAAGCAGTTTGGACAGCTGGCGAGAATGTGCAGTAACCTAATGAGTCTGACGAGTGGGAGTCTGAAGTTCTTCCTGCACCACGTAACGGGAGACTTTGAGGTTATCATAGGAGAGTACGAGTCGTTTGAGAGAGAGGAGAGCGTGTtcgagtacctggagaGGTGCATCGAGTACATCAGCAAGAGCAACAGGGGCGCCCCCGAAAAAATAGATCACCTGCTGCTGACGGACGCAAAGATCAGAAGGAGCTTCGTGAGAGCAATACTGAAGAACCTGCAGAAGCTGATAAAGCTGGACCTGAGCAAAGTGacgaacctgctgataCAGCTCTTCTCGCTGATGGAGGTGATCAGGACGCTGGACGCGACGCTGGAAATGTCGCCGGAAACGATGCTGAAcacgctgaagaagctccCGGACCTGCAGATACTGGTGCTCGACGCGCTGCTGAAGTCGAAGTCGAACACGGGCAACATGCTGCAGCTGCCGAACTCGTACTTCAACAGGTacctgaacctgctgagcgTCCACGACAAGGCGAACGTGGCGAACTTCCTGCGCCGCCAGAAGAGCCTGAACATAACCTACTGCCTCAGCGTCTGCAGAAAAAACGGAATCGAGGACGCGGTGATAtacctgctgctgagggCGGGGAACGTCGAGGAGGCggtgcagctgctgctcgtCTCCTTCGAGAGGAACATCGGGGACGCGGCGACGCGCTCGACTCTGATCGCGACAGCCCACAGCATTTGCCAGGACTACCACAATCAGATATCCTACGAGATCATAGAGAAGATGTGGTTCACAATGCTGCAGCTCTCAGTGGAGCGCCTGAACTCGCAAGTAGGCGAAAAGGCAGTGTGCGGGTCGAGGGATAGCGCCGGCAGCTTTGGCATTAAATCCAACAAATTGGCCGCCGCTAATCGTAGTGGTGAGTATACCGACCATAAGAGTATAACATGTGAGTATACCGACCATAAGAGTATAACATGTGAGTATACCGACCATAAGAGTATAACATGTGAGACCAGCAGTGCCAAGGGTGTAAGTGCCGACGCATTCAGCGCGACGGTGGCGGAAATCTTCAACAACGGCATTCTGAAGTACGTCAAGTTCCCCAACGCGCTCACGGAGGTCATCAAGTACAAGGCGCGTCTGAGCATCTTCAAAAGCCCACTCAACAACCTGCTCTCGGACTTCCAGCTGCAGACGTACATCGTTAACAGCGCATCGACGATATCGAAGATCATCATGAACAAGGAGTTCAGGCAGAGCCAGGTCTTCAACAGCAGAGGAGTGGTCATCAGCACGATCAACAGGAACGCGAACATAAACAGGAACCTGATATGCCCAGTCTGCAGCAAAAACCTCATCTACAACATCCACGCGGACGCGGAGCTGATGCTGAAGCCGGAGAAGCACGCGCGGAAGACGAAGGGGGCGCACGCCGAGGAGGGCAAGATGTCGCCCTTCGAGGAGCAGATAGGCGTGCTGAGCAGCGTGCCCATCCAGGGCGAGCGGGCGAGCGCGCCAGCGGAGCCGCCGCCGATGATCAGCAACATCTACAACGACCGCCTGAGCACGTTCGTCACGAAGAGGGGCAGGGCGCTGAAGCCCTTCGGGCAGACGCAGAGCCTGGGGCCGTGCCCGCCGATCATCCAGACGATAGCGAGGGACGCGGACTCGTTTCAGCGCGACCCGATCATAGTGTACTGGTGCTCGCATTCGTTCCACCAGCGCTGCGCGCCTGACGCGTGCCCGATCTGCAAC TACTCGAGTTTAATAGGCCCAAGGCCAATTATaagatgtaaaatagatggTGCACCATGTGAAATCATTGAAAGGGTAAATGATTGA